The sequence agctgtcattgtagagcctgatgcagggctcaaactcatgaatggtgagatcaggacctgagcagaagttggatgcttaaccagctgaaccacccaggtgccccaaaattcatTCCTTCTGAACTTCTCTGTATTAGGTAAAAGAATTAtaggctcaaaaaaaaaaaaaaaattagactcaGTAAAGGATTAAGATGAACTAATGGGAACTGTATTTCTGGCACCTTCCTGGTTAATAATTATTCAGCTGTGTGGCGGTTTAACTTCCAGACTTTTGGTACTAAACCGTGAGTTGTTAGGGTCACCAGGTagattattttcttccagttactTCATCCTTAGTTTATTCAGGAGGTTGGCCTGCAGAATGTTGACATGTTCAGTGTGTACATATTTATATCGTGCACTAATGAGGGATGAGAGCTGTCCCGTGAGGATATAAGCTAGAGTTTGTTCCTTCATCACTCCTTAGGGAACTCTGCTGTATCCATCTAGGAACTTGGAGTTGTGTCTTTCTGTAGAGTCTTTCtggctttttacattttaatatgccAGGGAGAAAACTCCTTTCAGCACAGGCtataaatattttcccttctGTCTGTGTTTGGATACGTCTAGTTGTATACTTTTCATATTGCAGCCATTTGTGAAATGTAAAAAGCCcattgttgtttcatttttacaataagcatttattactttttaaatttaaaaactgaagagaacATTACCTCTTCTAGTTACTAAGTCACTTATAGTCCCACCACCTAAAGACAAGCAtggttagttgttttttttttaatgtttatttatttttgagagagagagagagaaagagagagtgtgaggaggggagggcagagagagggagacacagaatccgacgcaggctccaggctgtcagcacagagcctgatgcggggatcgaacccaccaactgtgagatcgcgacctgagtggaagttgggtgcttaaccaactgagccacctaggcgccctagtattttttttttttttaatgtttatttatttttgagaaggagagatagtgcatgaacaggggaggggcagagagagagggggacagaggatccaaagtgggctctgtgttgacagcagcaagcccgatgtggggcttaaacccatgaactgagctgtgagacctgagctgaagtcagatgctcaactgactgagctccccaggtgccctggttagtattttttttatatatttcttttgtatcACTGTTctccaagatctttttttttttttaacaaaataggGATCATACTATATGTGTAATTTTCTATTCTgcttttttcactgtattttttcatgtcattaaatattttaaaaataaattttggaggcccctgggtggcacagttggttgagtgtctgattcttgattttggctcaggccatgatctcatggtttgtgaggtcgagctgacagtgtggatcttgcttgggattctctcttcccttttccctctgcccctcccctgctcacgagctctcttttctctctctctctctcaaaataaataaacattaagaaaaagaattttaaaaatagatttttgaggcacctgggtggctcagtcagttggttaagtgtccgactcttgatttcagtttaggtcatgatttcgcagtttgtgagttcaagctcctcattgggctctgacagctcagagcctacttgggattctctctctgcccctcccctgctctgtctctctctctttctctctgtctctcaaaaataaataaatacacttaaaaattttttgaataggtaatgcatttcaaaaataaaagtgacacaaaatgaaaacatttgagaaGTCTTATTTCCATATTTATCTCCATTCATTCTTTCCCTTTAGTCCCTAACGAGTGgccattaatttcttctcttattcAAAAAGTTGCATTGCTATGCATATTGTTTTGTACTTTGCTTTTTCACCCCTattagcaatattttattttggagatttCTTGTTATCAGTACCCAGAGAATCTTCCTTACTGTAGATTAGTCATCCAGTCCCCTTTTTACATCGACACTTTAGTTGTCCCCAGTTTTTTGCTGTTACAAACAATAAGACAGAAGTAGTaattaaaggggaaaataaaaaggatttgcTGTGCTTCAGTTATTAAGGAAAAGTTCTTTCCAAAGCAATGCCAGCTAGTAAATGTAGAAATAATGATGGAATTTGagaatctacatttttttcagctcctaaaggaaataattcaagaaGGAATCATTAGTGACTGCTAAATCATTAAGCAAAAAGTTGAGAAGGAACAGGATATTCAGTTGAGGCCAAATATTAACCACAGATGGCTGATTATAAAGGGGAGGGATGTACCTTTATAAAGAGAGCTCTGGCAGTTACAAACTCAACCAAGTGGTCATATTTTGCCAAATGATCACATAATTTTCCAAGTCCCACCAACTCAGACAGTCTGAGGATATGTGCCACCTGATAGGCTTCATTGTagcagggggtggggcttgggaGGGTGATACATAGATACTATCACCTGTGAAGCAGGAGCCAAAAATACTTCACCTAAATCTAATCAGTGTTTTAGATCTAACCTTCTATTTATAGTAAATGTGAGGGATAGAGAGGTAAGCTAAATGGCACTGTGAAGAAACAATCAGACAAAACTAGGATGTAAGACAGTCTCCAGGTACCTGTCCTGGGATTTTAAAAAGCTTGTGAATAAGTAAAGGTAAAACCAACCAAAGCAAAATTTGGAGGCCATTCTAGAATAAAAGAAACTAAGGAGATATAACATCCAAACTAATTGCTTGAGTTTtgattggatttcttttttttttttaaggcaactattaaagacatttttaaacagTTGGGGACATTTGAATGAGGACTGAGTATTAGGTGATAATCAGTGTACCtaatggtattgtggttatgAAGTCAAACGTCCTTATTCCCTGCAGATGCACAGTAAGGTAGTTAGGGTTAAAGCATATTGATGCCTGATGAAAtggtgcagaaaaaaataaaacaacacatataTAGTGTGTCCATAGAGacagataaagcaaatgtgaCCAAATGTTAACAGTTCTTGAGTTTTAACTGGTGAATACTGTGTTTATTGTActgttttttcaacttttctgcaCATTTGAAATGTTCCATAACATTTGAAGAAACAGTGCTACAGTGAATAACATTTTACATGTATTCTTCTGAAATGCCATTTTATTGGACtgcatattccattgtatagaggAGCCACAATTCTTTGTTgcgcatgtgtatatatattttgctgctagttgaccttttttttttttttttttttttttggtggtgataGTTTTATGCCCTTATGGCTTGTGGTGGATGAGAAAAAGGgactgaaatttttttcttctgtttcctcctctctgtaCTACTCTGGAACTtttgtggaaaagagaaaaggagagtgagaaaGATACCCCCAAAGTAGTCCTTATGCACATGCTTTTAGGGAGGAGATGAGTTGAGGCTGCTGCATAAGAACCAGCCCTCAAGTAATAAATAGCCTTTTAGAATTGGTTACCTGTTCTTTGGTTTGGAGGCTGCCCAAGTgataaggcgggggggggggaagaagctGGTGACTAAGGAGGCAGTGTGGCCCagaaggggagggcaggtgctgtgttttgttttttgtttttgacagggTTTtagaccttatttatttttatgtgtaacAAAAGTTCTTATCTGATAAAATAATAACAGAGTAACTGCTTTAGAGAATGGCTTATTCTTTAGATATAAGGCTGATCTATTGATGATATGAAAGGAATTTAAGGatgaaatatttttggaaaaaaagttcTGGGAGAGGGGTCTTTTCCTGAGAAAGTGTcattaaattaaaacacaaaactttccTCTTTGAGCTAGAATCATGTTTTCAGTGGGAAGCTTCTCTGATTGCAGAATAGATATTCTTTAATTTAATGTCCATCCTTTAGATTTCCATGAAGACAACTTACAAGGACCTGAATGGCCTCAATTTAGCTGCATCAGCTTGCGGAGCTATTGCTTGCTCCTTCACTTCCTGTGCCTGGTGTGACAGTGGCTACTGAACGCCATGAAGGTTGTTCCAGAGAAGAATGCTGTCCGGATACTCTGGGGGCGAGAACGGGGCACTCGGGCCTTTGGAGCTCAGCGGCTTCTGCAGGAGCTGGTGGAAGATAAAACCCGGTGGATGAAATGGGAAGGCAAGGTGGGAACAATGGATATTTTTGACATAAGATTTTTAGGGGTAGAATGGGGTAAGATTTTTAGGACAGTAGAGTGGGGTTTTAGAATGGGCTAATTATGTAGAGTTGGGATACCATTTATTTTGTATGAGAGAATTGATAGATCTAAcctacagagttttaaaaataaatttggaagaatTCATGGGCTAGAAATATCTTTTGTCTTTAGAACTAGACATTTTTCTTAAAGGTAATTTGGATTTCTCTTTCAATTTGTGACTTTGATCACTGTTTCCAGTGTTTCAGCTTATACTGAATACTGATCTACTGTGGTTCATGTGCTTTTGAGATAGAGTGGGTCATAGTTTataaataatgtgttttaattttttttttttttttttggtttgtttttcagagagtaGAACTGCCTGATAGTCCACGCTCTACATTCTTACTGGCCTTCAGCCCAGACAGGTACCTAGTACTTACCTATAACTTAACCTAAGACTTGTGATAGCATTGCTTTATGTATATTTGGTCTAGCTTGGTCTTCCAAGTTACAGCCCTAAGGGTTCTTTGAAACATTGCTTGAATAGAGCTTTGCCAGTGTATCAGAAGGGGAAAGAAGGTAGATGAGCTGTGCTATCCATAGAAATAATAGgaataagcaaaggaaacaacagacaTTGAGGATCAAAACTTGGGAAGTTTCTCAATTACAATCCTTTGCCTGTGTGATATAGGCCACTGATGGAGTGATCATTTTCCtacctggaaaaaaatattctctgaagGGGATGTGTGGAGAAGCCAGAGCTTTCAAAGATCAGAATATTTCGGTTGTTTGTAATGCCTGAGGTGTAGTTTTTTCACGCTAGGGTGGAGAATATTCCAAAGCCAATTGTCCAGAACTGAGAAGGTTGGTTACCCTCCTGTGTGCTTCACATTCACGTCCTACTCTTCAATTCTCTAGGACTCTGTTGGCCTCCACCCACGTGAACCATAACATCTATATTACGGAGGTGAAGACTGGCAAGTGTGTTCATTCTCTGATTGGACACCGCCGCACTCCGTGGTGTGTCACTTTTCATCCCACCATCTCAGGCCTTATTGCTTCTGGCTGCCTGGATGGGGAGGTTAGGATTTGGGATTTGCATGtaagtatttccatttctttgatacTCTAAATGCAGAGAGTTGTTTACCATTGAGTTCTTAACTGGAGGAGAAACTAGCTAGGTTCTTAGGACTACATGTGAGTAAGTGGTAGTCATTGCCCACTTAAGTAATAGGAATAATATTCCTCCATTCTAAGGTGAACACCCTGTTTAACTGTTTTTCCATCTGCCCATTGTGACATAGTATAGGAGGTTCTAAAACGTGTTCGGGATAGATGCCTTTTGTTTTAGAGCGAGGATTGTATTATATTCTGATCATGATCACCAAAGCAATATGCTTCTTGACTTGCTAGTGGTTTTTTGCTTACCATGTCACGCACCAGGCTTGCGTTTTCACAGGCCTCAGAAACAGGAATTGTGTGGATACTCATTGCTTTGGATTATAGGTGACTTGGGAGAACTGAGCTGACAGTAATAATTTTCTGATAAATTGGTGACACTGCCAGATCActgatttttctacattttacagaGGACATATTTAAAGTAGGCTATACAAGTGGTCATTTTACCTTaaatggtcctttttttttttttttttttgaaattgacaTCCTAATCTCCTGCTAGTTTGTAACCGGAGACTATTTGGGATTGGTTCATTTATAGGGTGGCAGTGAAAGCTGGTTCACAGATAGCAACAATGCCATTGCTTCCCTGGCTTTCCACCCTACGGCTCAGCTCCTGCTGATTGCCACTGCCAATGAGATCCACTTTTGGGACTGGAGTCGACGGGAGCCCTTTGCTGTGGTGAAGACAGCTAGCGAGATGGAACGGGTCCGGTGAGTGCTCTGCCCACTAGTGATGTTTGGCATAGGactcacatggcagagagcatTTACACTTGCTGTCACCTCAGGAAGCAGTTTGTTACGCCTGTTCAGAGCAGGGGGTTATCTGTAAGGCTCCTCCTACTTTTTAAGTTGCTGGCCGATCAACAGTTCATTTTAGCTGTTCCTTATTGCCCTCCTCTTCTGGGCTCTGTAGACCAGGGTTGTTAGAAGGTCTTTCAGGTTCAAAGCTATCTGGACTTGGGGTAGagcccttttttgtgtgtgtgggggaggaacACCTGAAAGTTGTTCAGGTAGAGGTTAGCTTGGTAGGTAGTTGCTAGCCCCAGTTGTCTGTGTTTATCAAACTGGAAAATGGAGATGTAAGTATGTATCAAATCTGCTGTGGATATTTAGCCCCCAAGATCAAAACACACATTGCCTGAATTAAATACAGATGATGCATTGGTTTCTTTGGTCCTCTTGGTATTGTAGCTGGATATAAGAAAACTTTCTGGTCTCAGCCACTTGATGCTGAGACAGTTCACTGTCACACAACCCCTGCTCCTTGCCAGTGGAGCTGCTGCATGAGAAGAAGTAACCCTGTGGCAGAGTTTGGGAGTGTCCTGTGTTTTACTGTGATGATAGGCTCTTAGATATGAGCCAGTATGTGCTTGATGTAGTTGCTTCTTGGGATGAGAGCCTAGGTGCTTTTTGAAATTAGTTTTGTGATACATATTCCCCTATTCTGGCAAATGTGAGGAGGTAACAAGAAGTattgaactttattattttaatctgtttGAAAGTTTTGAAAGCTTCCAGCATGAAGTGGATACCTGGGTAATCCCACAGTTATTAGTAATGATTGCTATAAATTTGAACACAGGCTTCCTCTTCTCAATTAACATctatgtgtgtctttttcttcttctgtgttttcagtCTGGTGAGATTTGACCCTCTTGGACACTACTTACTCACGGCAATTGTTAACCCCTCTAATCAGCAGGTAAGTTAGCAGTTCCAACTGCATCTCAACTGTGGGTTGTTTTCTAAACTAGTGCTCCAGTTCTGATTATTTGGACTTGTCATTTGTCATGGCCAGGTGCTTCTTTTCTAGTTGAAATTCAAAGCTAGTTTCAGACTGTGTGCTCAGAGTTATAGCCATAATCTTGACAGGGGAGTCAGTTCTGAAACCCCCAGGTGATTGCCTCATTAGAGTCACCAGGCTGTGTTGGATAGCTTGTCATTCATGTGCCTTGGGCTGGTTGACATTTTCTTCCCCTCATTGCTTCCGTCATAGAGATGCATTTTGTAATAGAATTGGCTTGCCAGCTGTACTCATTCAGAAATGTTGCTAATTGGAAATGAATAATGTGACACCATATGATGATTCTGAATCTGAAGCCAGTTAGTCCTCAGTGCTTCCGAGGTAGAGTTGTTGTCTATCTATGAAGGTTGTTTTTTGCGGATGGTTATCAACAGTTAATCTTTCTTGATTTACCTGGAGGTTCTACCTAACCGCCTTGCTCTACCCCTGCCCCGCCTTGCTCCACATCGCAGGGTGATGACGAACCAGAGATCCCCATAGACGGAACAGAGTTATCCCACTACCGTCAGCGTGCCCTGCTGCAATCACAGCCAGTTCGCCGGACGCCTCTCCTCCACAATTTCCTGCACATGCTGTCCTCCCGCTCCTCTGGCATCCAGGTGGGAGAGCAAAGCACAGTGCAAGAGTCTGctaccccctcacccccaccgcCTCCCCCTCAGCCCTCCACGGAGCGCCCCAGGACTTCCGCTTACATCAGGCTCCGACAGCGGGTCAGTTACCCCACAGCTGAGTGCTGCCAGCACCTTGGGATCCTGTGCCTTTGCAGCCGCTGCTCTGGCACTCGAGTTCCTTCCCTCTTGCCACACCAGGACAGTGTTCCCCCTGCTTCTGCCAGGGCTACtaccccttccttttcttttgtacAGACCGAGCCCTTCCATCCCCCGGAGCAGGCCTCGTCAACGCAGCAGGACCAGGGCCTCCTGAACCGGCCGTCTGCCTTCAGTACAGTCCAGAGCAGCACTGCCGGCAACACGCTCCGTAACCTCAGTCTGGGTCCCACCCGTCGCTCTTTGGGAGGCCCTTTGTCCAGCCACCCCTCTAGGTATCACCGAGAAATAGCTCCCGGGCTGACAGGGTCCGAGTGGACCCGGACAGTGCTCAGTCTGAACTCCCGCTCTGAGGCAGAATCCATGCCTCCGCCCAGGACCAGTGCCTCTTCGGTGAGTTTGCTGTCTGTGCTGagacagcaagaaggtggctctCAGGCGTCTGTGTACACTTCAGCCACAGAAGGGAGGGGTTTTCCAGCTTCAGGGTTGGCAGCTGAGTCAGATGGAGGAAATGGCTCCAGCCAAAACAACTCAGGCAGCATTCGCCATGAGCTTCAATGTGACCTGAGACGCTTCTTTCTGGAGTATGACCGGCTTCAGGAGCTGGACCACAGCCTGAGCGGGGAAGCCCCCCAGACCCAACAGGCCCAGGAAATGCTCAATAACAACATTGAGTCCGAGAGGCCAggcccctcccaccagcccaCCCCACACAGCAGCGAGAACAACTCCAACCTGTCTCGTGGCCACCTGAACCGTTGCCGCGCCTGCCACAATCTCCTGACCTTCAACAACGACACCCTGCGCTGGGAAAGAACCACACCCAACTACTCCTCTAGTGAGGCCAGCTCCTCCTGGCAGGTCCCCAGCACCTTCGAGGGCATGCCGTCAAGTGGCAGCCAGTTGCCACCCCTTGAGCGGACTGAGGGCCAAACGCCCAGCTCCAGCAGGCTGGAGTTGAGCAGCTCTGCTAGTCCGCAGGAGGAGAGGACTGTGGGGGTGGCCTTCAACCAGGAGACGGGCCACTGGGAAAGAATTTACACCCAGTCCAGCAGATCTGGAACTGTAACACAGGAGGCCTTACATCAGGATATGCCTGAGGAGAGCTCCGAGGAAGATTCACTCAGGAGGTAAGCAGGTGCTTTCTTGTCTTCTCCTGTATCCCttacttttctccttctgtctcttccttcagTCCTGTAGATGTTGTGGCTGGATCTGGAGTGTCTGGGACCCATACATCTGGTTCTGGTCTCCCTAAGGTCCATTGCATCTTCCTGGAAAACTTGCTCTGGTGGCAGAGATAGGATGGGGCCTAGCAGCTAAGTCACTTGGCTCTGCTAAGTTCATGAGACCTTTAGCCTAAAGGAGAGTGCAGATCAGGATAGGGATGTAAATGGAGGTGGAGCCATTGACTTCCTCTGCCCTGTTCTTTGACCTTCTTGGAGGATTGTATGTGCAGCGCTGGTTattgtggaaaaagaaaatggtccaCAGTGCTTAGAAATAGGTAGTAAAAGAGAACCTGCTTGGTACAGATTAGtgtattggctttttttttttcagttgtgtcTCTTTGGACAACTGTGTTCACCTTCTGGAGCATTGCAActtgacaaaggaaaaagaaaataatacgtgtatatatgtgttgaGGAAAGTCTGCTTTAGAGATACATATTTTTTGGATAGCAAGTTAGTTGCTTAATTAAGATTCTTTGAGGAGATCTTCCAGATGGACATTCACCTCAAGGTGGGGAAGAAGAATAATTCACGGAAGGAAGGCCTCTCCATACTCAGATCGGCATCCCAGGCAACTCTTCCATGGAAGAAACAGAGTGGGTGTAGTTACCCGCCCACCACATGTTCCATGTATGGCTATGTGAGCATCTATCTTGATTTATTAGGGACTTCTTTCTGTAATTCTGTAAAGGTCACATCTAGCGTAATCACCAACTCCCAGAATATGCCTGTTGGATCCAAACAGCATATTGCTTTGCATTACATCCTCTGTTGAAGCAACTGAAATTTCTGACATAAGCTTCTAACAAGGGTGGGAATATGGATTGTGCACATAATGTACTTGTTATTTTGGGAGAATGCTTTAGAGAGTTACCCagttaataagtatttgttgaatggttACAATTTTTccagcactgtgccaggcactgtaggGAATACAAAAGAAGTATAATACCTGGTCTTTACCCACTGGGGGTATTAATTATAGAGGCAAGACTTATTTACatacaattatataaaaaatgtagATGACCCAAATGCTTCATTGTGTGGTATTCAGATTAAATGCAGTCTCATTTCAGAGAAAGGGAAGTACCATCAAAGAAGGCTGTACAAAACCAAGCCTTGAAAGATGACTAGGATTTGGAAAGGGAAAGACCTTTTTACTTTAGGGGACCAGCAGATTATAAGGCAGGAAAGAGCATGTTGAATGCCAGATAGTAGGTGGTTACTAGGGGGTAGTTGCTAAGGGGAAGATAGGGACACTTGGTTGGATATGAAAGATAGACTAATAGAAGTTGTTACTATGCTTAAATAATTGACACCAGTTCTGAGTTAACATCTCCTAAATTCCCAGCTTTGGAATATTTTGCCTTGCTCAGAGAAGCCTGAGACTGTTACTCCTCTTTGTCaagagaggtgggaagggagcaagcacagtgcctgacgtAGAGCAGGCATACAAAAAGTTTGTGAAAGGTAGCTGTAAAAGGACTGTCTTCAGTTACTGCTCTAAAAGTAACTGAAGTTACTACAAGTGCCTGTCTCCACAGTACCAGCGGGCCTCTGGTCATCCTTTGTCCATTCAATTGTAGCAGTGCCTTTTCATGTGTTATTGTTCGGAGAAATACCTGAGTGGTTTAAAATAAACTCTACTGTTTGATAATAATTACAGACACCAATTACTGAGGGTCACTGTGTATTAGGTACTGTGTCTGGTGCTGTGTCTTTGTATTAACTCTAATTTCCACCATAACTCTGTGCAAGGCAGGTGTTAAATTTCTCATCTTACAGCTGAGATaagtaaggctcagagaagtcaagttTCTTGTTAAAGATCTATGAGTAGTTTGCTGAGTGGGGATTTGCATTCTGGTGTGTGTGACTAAAGATTTTTCTAAACTGTTGTCTGTGGTATGTTCCTTACTGTGATACCTCATTTTTAGGtgaaccatttttcttttcctttaactttttattatgataatcttcaaacatataaaaatgaaaagtataataaatttcatatacatatcacctgactttaaaaattatcaacaCTTGGCcagctttcattcatttatatgccCTCTTTGTATAAGTGCATCTGAAAATAATATGTTTCTCTAGAGAAATGCCATCCAATAGAACTCTCTACAGTGATGGAAGCGTTTTGTAGCTGTGCTGTCCAGTGTGGTAGGCACTAGTTACATATGGCTAGTGTGAGCTGAGGaactatgtttaaatttttaaattttagtcaaatGTAAATAGTCACATGTGACTAAAATGTTAATAACTTCTTGATAAAGTAGACCATTTAAAACCCAGAATCtatgtgttttaaattaaaaagttcaaacatttaaaattgtatgttgtaggggcgcctgggtggctcagtcagttaagcgtccgacttcagctcaggtcatgatctcgcggtccgtgagttcgagccctgccacgggctctgggctgatggctcagagcctggagcctgcttccgattctgtgtctccctctctctctgccccttccccgttcatgctctgtctctctctgtctcaaaaataaataaacgttaaaaaaaaaatttaaaaaaaaaataaaattgtatgttgTAGTAAATGAAATCCCTTGTCATCTTGCTGTGAACAATTgtgcatgtatattttttcttttaaaatatgcaaatcatGCATGGTGTTATTGTAAAATACAGTAGTTACGTTATTTATGGAGTCGCTTAAGATGAGCCAGGATGAAATGCACTGTGAAGGCTGACAGCCTGCTCAAAAGTGAGGTACATTTGTAGAATGTTCCAAGTGCACACCCTTTACAGAAGGGGCATCACTTCCTCGTGATTTGAGTGGCTGCCTTGTAGTGTAAATTACTAATACATACAGGTGCTAATTAGCCCCTTCTGCCACCTTCAAAAGGAACCGGATGTTCTCTAGCTGATGAGCCAGcccttgcttttatttccccAGCAGGTGTCACTGTTGGGCTGTTGCTGCTGCTCGGCTAGGCTGGCTGGCAAGAAAGGTGTCCTTGTTGTGTGCCTAGACTACTTGAAGGGAGAGGGTTTATTCATTTGACTTTGTAGTGGGAGATAGACTAAAGAGGCATATTTTGATCCTCGGTGCTGCTGATTTAATTCAT is a genomic window of Acinonyx jubatus isolate Ajub_Pintada_27869175 chromosome D1, VMU_Ajub_asm_v1.0, whole genome shotgun sequence containing:
- the AMBRA1 gene encoding activating molecule in BECN1-regulated autophagy protein 1 isoform X7 encodes the protein MKVVPEKNAVRILWGRERGTRAFGAQRLLQELVEDKTRWMKWEGKRVELPDSPRSTFLLAFSPDRTLLASTHVNHNIYITEVKTGKCVHSLIGHRRTPWCVTFHPTISGLIASGCLDGEVRIWDLHGGSESWFTDSNNAIASLAFHPTAQLLLIATANEIHFWDWSRREPFAVVKTASEMERVRLVRFDPLGHYLLTAIVNPSNQQGDDEPEIPIDGTELSHYRQRALLQSQPVRRTPLLHNFLHMLSSRSSGIQTEPFHPPEQASSTQQDQGLLNRPSAFSTVQSSTAGNTLRNLSLGPTRRSLGGPLSSHPSRYHREIAPGLTGSEWTRTVLSLNSRSEAESMPPPRTSASSVSLLSVLRQQEGGSQASVYTSATEGRGFPASGLAAESDGGNGSSQNNSGSIRHELQCDLRRFFLEYDRLQELDHSLSGEAPQTQQAQEMLNNNIESERPGPSHQPTPHSSENNSNLSRGHLNRCRACHNLLTFNNDTLRWERTTPNYSSSEASSSWQVPSTFEGMPSSGSQLPPLERTEGQTPSSSRLELSSSASPQEERTVGVAFNQETGHWERIYTQSSRSGTVTQEALHQDMPEESSEEDSLRRDNGDRSRHRAPRNARMSAPSLGRFVPRRFLLPEYLPYAGIFHERGQPGLATHSSVNRVLAGAVIGDGQSAVASNIANTTYRLQWWDFTKFDLPEISNASVNVLVQNCKIYNDASCDISADGQLLAAFIPSSQRGFPDEGILAVYSLAPHNLGEMLYTKRFGPNAISVSLSPMGRYVMVGLASRRILLHPSTEHMVAQVFRLQQAHGGETSMRRVFNVLYPMPADQRRHVSINSARWLPEPGLGLAYGTNKGDLVICRPEALNSGVEYYWDQLNETVFTVHSSSRSSERPGTSRATWRTDRDMGLMNAIGLQPRNPTTSVTSQGTQTLALQLQNAETQTEREIQEPGTAALGPGEGEGSESGASGEDALSRIQRLMAEGGMTAVVQREQSTTMASMGGFGNSIIVSHRIHRGSQTGAEPASARASSPRPSASRGLLPEPGQLAERGLSPRTACWDQPGVPGRELPQPTLPSSSPVPAPLPLPLPSTEGPALHCDLTNNNHLADGGGGSRGEAAGPSREPRNR
- the AMBRA1 gene encoding activating molecule in BECN1-regulated autophagy protein 1 isoform X2; the encoded protein is MKVVPEKNAVRILWGRERGTRAFGAQRLLQELVEDKTRWMKWEGKRVELPDSPRSTFLLAFSPDRTLLASTHVNHNIYITEVKTGKCVHSLIGHRRTPWCVTFHPTISGLIASGCLDGEVRIWDLHGGSESWFTDSNNAIASLAFHPTAQLLLIATANEIHFWDWSRREPFAVVKTASEMERVRLVRFDPLGHYLLTAIVNPSNQQGDDEPEIPIDGTELSHYRQRALLQSQPVRRTPLLHNFLHMLSSRSSGIQVGEQSTVQESATPSPPPPPPQPSTERPRTSAYIRLRQRVSYPTAECCQHLGILCLCSRCSGTRVPSLLPHQDSVPPASARATTPSFSFVQTEPFHPPEQASSTQQDQGLLNRPSAFSTVQSSTAGNTLRNLSLGPTRRSLGGPLSSHPSRYHREIAPGLTGSEWTRTVLSLNSRSEAESMPPPRTSASSVSLLSVLRQQEGGSQASVYTSATEGRGFPASGLAAESDGGNGSSQNNSGSIRHELQCDLRRFFLEYDRLQELDHSLSGEAPQTQQAQEMLNNNIESERPGPSHQPTPHSSENNSNLSRGHLNRCRACHNLLTFNNDTLRWERTTPNYSSSEASSSWQVPSTFEGMPSSGSQLPPLERTEGQTPSSSRLELSSSASPQEERTVGVAFNQETGHWERIYTQSSRSGTVTQEALHQDMPEESSEEDSLRRLSPAAYYAQRMIQYLSRRDSIRQRSMRYQQNRLRSSTSSSSSDNQGPSVEGTDLEFEDFEDNGDRSRHRAPRNARMSAPSLGRFVPRRFLLPEYLPYAGIFHERGQPGLATHSSVNRVLAGAVIGDGQSAVASNIANTTYRLQWWDFTKFDLPEISNASVNVLVQNCKIYNDASCDISADGQLLAAFIPSSQRGFPDEGILAVYSLAPHNLGEMLYTKRFGPNAISVSLSPMGRYVMVGLASRRILLHPSTEHMVAQVFRLQQAHGGETSMRRVFNVLYPMPADQRRHVSINSARWLPEPGLGLAYGTNKGDLVICRPEALNSGVEYYWDQLNETVFTVHSSSRSSERPGTSRATWRTDRDMGLMNAIGLQPRNPTTSVTSQGTQTLALQLQNAETQTEREIQEPGTAALGPGEGEGSESGASGEDALSRIQRLMAEGGMTAVVQREQSTTMASMGGFGNSIIVSHRIHRGSQTGAEPASARASSPRPSASRGLLPEPGQLAERGLSPRTACWDQPGVPGRELPQPTLPSSSPVPAPLPLPLPSTEGPALHCDLTNNNHLADGGGGSRGEAAGPSREPRNR